In Xenorhabdus ishibashii, the following are encoded in one genomic region:
- a CDS encoding hemin-degrading factor yields MNQSLYERYLQAKAENKAKYARDLAAYLSVSEGELLHSRVGIDAKRLNIDASTLLQELATVGETKAITRNDFAVHEHIGRYENTKFSPHVGLILNPRELDLRLFFEHWNSVFSLVEPAKNGVRHSIQFFDRQGDALHKVYATSNTDMAAWDALIEKYQTSENPVLKIQPEEVPEHAEVTEQLKTQLDEEWRAMTDVHQFFIMMKRHNLNRQQIFNAVKDDLAYRVDNSALTQIVEVAYKDQNEIMIFVGNRGCVQIFTGKLERLMPYQEENSSQKWLNIFNRNFTLHLIESAIAESWVTRKPTDCGFVTSLELFDANGNQIAQLYGQRTEGTPEQAQWREQIAALPKLQPEQETCVA; encoded by the coding sequence GTGAATCAATCACTTTATGAACGTTACCTACAAGCCAAGGCAGAAAATAAAGCTAAATATGCCCGCGATCTGGCGGCTTACCTCAGCGTCAGCGAAGGAGAGTTATTGCATAGCCGTGTTGGTATCGACGCAAAACGTTTGAATATTGACGCATCGACTCTGCTTCAGGAACTGGCAACAGTTGGTGAAACCAAGGCGATTACCCGTAATGACTTCGCCGTTCATGAACATATTGGCCGCTACGAAAATACCAAATTTAGTCCACATGTTGGTTTGATCCTTAATCCGCGCGAGCTTGACCTGCGCCTATTCTTCGAACACTGGAATAGCGTTTTCTCTTTAGTTGAACCCGCCAAGAATGGTGTGCGTCATAGCATTCAATTTTTTGACCGCCAAGGCGATGCGTTGCATAAAGTATATGCCACCAGCAACACCGATATGGCTGCATGGGATGCACTGATTGAAAAATATCAGACGAGTGAAAACCCAGTGCTGAAAATCCAACCGGAAGAAGTACCTGAACATGCAGAAGTCACAGAACAACTGAAAACACAGCTAGATGAGGAATGGCGTGCCATGACTGACGTTCATCAATTCTTCATCATGATGAAACGTCACAATCTTAACCGCCAGCAGATTTTCAATGCAGTTAAAGATGATTTGGCTTATCGTGTGGATAATTCAGCGCTCACTCAAATTGTTGAAGTTGCCTATAAAGATCAAAACGAAATCATGATCTTTGTCGGAAACCGTGGTTGTGTCCAGATTTTCACGGGTAAATTGGAACGCCTGATGCCTTATCAGGAAGAAAATTCTTCTCAGAAATGGCTCAACATTTTCAATCGCAATTTCACCCTACATCTGATTGAAAGTGCTATCGCAGAAAGCTGGGTGACCCGCAAACCGACTGATTGTGGCTTCGTCACCAGCCTTGAATTGTTTGATGCCAACGGCAACCAAATCGCACAGTTGTACGGCCAACGCACTGAAGGCACTCCTGAGCAAGCCCAATGGCGTGAACAAATTGCTGCTTTACCTAAACTGCAACCAGAACAGGAAACTTGTGTAGCATGA
- a CDS encoding heme/hemin ABC transporter substrate-binding protein yields MKKWLLTFMLAISFNVFSAERIVTIGGDVSEIVFALGEGQHVVARDSTSQNPKELLSLPDVGYMRMLNSEGILSMRPSLVIASEAAQPSLALKQVEDSGVKVIKVTSETSLEAVPAKIMTVAKAVNQEKRGEALIVQYRQQLANIATSDISTKIVFVMSHGGIMPMAAGQKTAADQIIRAIGAKNAMQGFQGYRPLSQEGVIASKPDLLLVSTEGLKTLGGMDKIWQLPGLSFTPAGKKKQVVVVDEMGLLGFGLQTPAVMKQVRDAAEKVQ; encoded by the coding sequence ATGAAAAAATGGCTTCTAACATTTATGCTTGCCATCTCTTTCAATGTGTTCTCTGCTGAACGCATTGTTACCATTGGTGGCGATGTGTCTGAAATTGTTTTTGCACTTGGCGAAGGACAGCACGTTGTCGCAAGGGACAGTACCAGCCAAAATCCCAAGGAACTGCTCTCTTTACCCGATGTCGGGTATATGAGGATGTTGAATTCAGAAGGGATTCTATCCATGCGCCCATCACTCGTGATTGCAAGTGAGGCAGCTCAACCTTCTCTGGCACTCAAGCAAGTCGAAGATTCCGGTGTAAAAGTCATTAAAGTAACCAGCGAAACCTCGTTAGAAGCCGTTCCTGCAAAAATCATGACCGTCGCCAAGGCGGTCAACCAGGAAAAACGTGGTGAAGCATTGATTGTTCAATATCGGCAACAGCTTGCAAATATAGCCACGTCAGATATTTCCACCAAAATCGTCTTTGTTATGAGTCATGGAGGTATCATGCCAATGGCGGCTGGTCAGAAAACCGCAGCCGATCAAATTATTCGGGCTATTGGTGCAAAAAATGCGATGCAAGGTTTTCAGGGATACCGTCCTTTATCTCAAGAGGGTGTTATTGCCAGCAAGCCTGATTTACTGCTAGTCAGTACCGAAGGGCTAAAAACGTTAGGTGGAATGGATAAAATTTGGCAACTCCCAGGGTTAAGTTTCACACCTGCTGGAAAGAAAAAACAGGTTGTGGTTGTTGATGAAATGGGCCTGCTTGGATTTGGTCTGCAAACACCTGCTGTAATGAAACAAGTCCGTGATGCCGCGGAGAAAGTGCAATGA